A genomic window from Streptomyces sp. HUAS YS2 includes:
- a CDS encoding LysR family transcriptional regulator has product MTEWDIKKLQILRTLRDRGTVTATAETLRMTPSAVSQQLTNLAKQLGVPLLEAHGRRVRLTDAAHLVLRHAESVFAQLERADAELAGYLRGEAGEVRVAAFSTAVPALVVPAVQQLRADHPGLGVRVREAEAAEAYELLGAGDVDLALSLAAHAPSVRDPKFSRVPLLADPLDVALPAGHPLAGAPGLRLADLSAEPWIFGGSGPWSEITIAACEAAGFVPEQAHSAAGWTAILAMVEAGMGVALVPRMASAERPGGVVMRVLAADQPRRHVVAAVRRGAEEGPALAKVLGALRQAAARRETVQQN; this is encoded by the coding sequence ATGACCGAGTGGGACATCAAGAAGCTCCAGATCCTGCGGACCCTGCGCGACCGCGGCACCGTCACCGCGACCGCGGAGACGCTGCGGATGACCCCCTCGGCCGTCTCCCAGCAGCTCACCAACCTCGCCAAACAGCTTGGCGTGCCGCTCCTGGAGGCCCACGGGCGGCGCGTCCGGCTCACCGACGCCGCCCACCTCGTGCTCCGGCACGCCGAGTCCGTGTTCGCCCAACTGGAGCGCGCCGACGCCGAACTGGCCGGCTACCTGCGCGGCGAGGCCGGCGAGGTGCGGGTCGCCGCGTTCTCCACCGCCGTGCCCGCGCTCGTCGTGCCCGCCGTGCAGCAGCTGCGGGCCGACCACCCCGGGCTTGGCGTACGGGTCAGGGAGGCCGAGGCGGCGGAGGCGTACGAACTCCTGGGCGCCGGAGACGTCGACCTGGCCCTCTCGCTGGCCGCCCACGCCCCCTCCGTGCGCGACCCCAAGTTCAGTCGTGTCCCGCTGCTCGCCGACCCGCTCGACGTCGCCCTGCCCGCCGGGCACCCGCTCGCCGGCGCGCCCGGGCTGCGGCTCGCCGACCTGTCCGCCGAGCCGTGGATCTTCGGCGGCTCCGGACCGTGGTCCGAGATCACCATCGCCGCCTGCGAGGCGGCCGGCTTCGTGCCCGAACAGGCGCACAGCGCCGCCGGCTGGACGGCGATCCTCGCCATGGTCGAGGCCGGCATGGGCGTCGCCCTGGTGCCCCGGATGGCGTCCGCGGAGCGCCCCGGCGGGGTCGTCATGCGGGTGCTCGCCGCCGACCAGCCGCGCCGTCACGTCGTCGCCGCCGTCCGGCGCGGCGCGGAGGAGGGCCCGGCCCTGGCCAAGGTGCTGGGTGCGCTCCGGCAGGCCGCGGCCCGCCGGGAAACCGTTCAGCAGAACTGA
- the alc gene encoding allantoicase yields the protein MTFAENTENAENQDPHANDAAPYSGGDPYADYRTGDFPFTELVDLADRRLGAGVVAANDEFFAERENLLVRERAVFDPEHFGHKGKIMDGWETRRRRGADAENVFPAPEDHDWAIVRLGAPGVIRGIIVDTAHFRGNYPQKVSIQAASVEGSPSPEQLLSDEVKWEELVPPTPVRGHAANGFEITAERRYTHLRLCQHPDGGVARLRVHGEVVPDPEWLELLGTLDLISVLNGGAYEDASDKFYSSPTQIILPGTSRKMDDGWENRRRRVRGTNDWVRFRLAAQGAVRAVEIDTAYLKGNSAGWIALQGRNGDSGEWFEIIPRTKLQPDTLHRFKLPAQAVVTHVRLDAFPDGGVARMRLHGALTEQGAAHLRARYEELNG from the coding sequence ATGACCTTCGCCGAGAACACCGAGAACGCCGAGAACCAGGACCCGCACGCCAACGACGCCGCCCCGTACTCCGGCGGCGACCCGTACGCCGACTACCGCACCGGTGACTTCCCCTTCACCGAGCTGGTCGACCTGGCCGACCGCCGTCTCGGCGCCGGTGTCGTCGCCGCGAACGACGAGTTCTTCGCCGAGCGCGAGAACCTCCTCGTCCGCGAGCGGGCGGTCTTCGACCCGGAGCACTTCGGGCACAAGGGCAAGATCATGGACGGCTGGGAGACCCGCCGCCGCCGCGGCGCCGACGCCGAGAACGTCTTCCCCGCCCCCGAGGACCACGACTGGGCGATCGTCCGCCTCGGCGCCCCCGGGGTCATCCGCGGCATCATCGTCGACACCGCTCACTTCCGCGGCAACTACCCGCAGAAGGTCAGCATCCAGGCCGCTTCCGTCGAGGGCTCCCCGAGCCCGGAGCAGCTGCTCTCCGACGAGGTGAAGTGGGAGGAGCTCGTCCCGCCGACCCCCGTGCGCGGCCACGCCGCCAACGGCTTCGAGATCACCGCCGAGCGCCGCTACACCCACCTCCGCCTCTGCCAGCACCCCGACGGCGGCGTCGCCCGCCTCCGCGTGCACGGCGAGGTCGTGCCCGACCCCGAGTGGCTGGAGCTGCTCGGCACCCTCGACCTGATCTCCGTCCTCAACGGCGGTGCGTACGAGGACGCGTCGGACAAGTTCTACTCCTCGCCGACCCAGATCATCCTGCCCGGCACCTCCCGCAAGATGGACGACGGCTGGGAGAACCGCCGCCGCCGGGTCCGCGGCACCAACGACTGGGTGCGCTTCCGGCTCGCCGCGCAGGGCGCCGTCCGCGCCGTCGAGATCGACACCGCCTACCTCAAGGGCAACTCGGCCGGCTGGATCGCGCTCCAGGGCCGCAACGGCGACAGCGGCGAGTGGTTCGAGATCATCCCGCGGACCAAGCTGCAGCCCGACACCCTGCACCGCTTCAAGCTCCCCGCGCAGGCCGTCGTCACCCACGTCCGCCTCGACGCCTTCCCCGACGGCGGCGTGGCCCGGATGCGGCTGCACGGCGCGCTCACCGAGCAGGGCGCGGCCCACCTGCGGGCCCGCTACGAGGAACTGAACGGCTGA
- a CDS encoding TerD family protein, whose protein sequence is MTQIPKGANIPVPAQALQVAVSWLTGAGVPDVDVSALLLDASGRVRGDADLVFYNHGTHPSGAVRHLGKSAPGAPGAATADWLWLDLARVEPEVERIVVAASADGGPFGRVPGLDVRVADPSGGPVAYFAIGDATTETAFVFGEFYRRTGGWKFRAVGQGYASGLAGLATDFGIVVEPPPAPIPGPGYVPPPAAPYQPPTAPYQQPAPYQPPAAPAQAPYQQPPAAPVPAPYQPPAAPAYDPFSSSFRPSTHQGRGKETVHCDPAIPPGWALLEIEAYNSISTTIESCDAYGRAEDFLLMAYEDDVHARTVALVPRDRPLALRVEADTPWTLRVLPLTHARRFDGHIEGHAHDLVIYEGPAGVLDFFHGGESNFTVHLHTPPEYPEYDEEDQDLLVNEIGDTRVSAPVPGPGLLRISGDGPWKCAVRR, encoded by the coding sequence ATGACCCAGATACCGAAGGGCGCCAACATTCCGGTGCCCGCGCAGGCGCTCCAGGTCGCGGTGAGCTGGCTGACCGGGGCCGGGGTGCCGGACGTGGACGTGTCGGCGCTGCTGCTCGACGCGAGCGGGCGGGTGCGCGGGGACGCGGACCTGGTGTTCTACAACCACGGGACGCATCCCTCGGGCGCGGTGCGGCATCTGGGCAAGTCGGCGCCGGGCGCTCCGGGCGCGGCGACCGCGGACTGGCTGTGGCTGGACCTGGCGCGCGTCGAGCCGGAGGTGGAGCGGATCGTCGTCGCCGCCTCGGCGGACGGCGGCCCGTTCGGGCGGGTGCCGGGGCTCGACGTGCGGGTGGCGGACCCGTCCGGCGGGCCGGTGGCGTACTTCGCGATCGGGGACGCGACGACGGAGACCGCGTTCGTCTTCGGCGAGTTCTACCGCCGGACCGGCGGCTGGAAGTTCCGCGCGGTCGGGCAGGGGTACGCGTCCGGCCTGGCCGGCCTCGCGACGGACTTCGGCATCGTCGTCGAGCCCCCGCCGGCCCCGATCCCGGGCCCGGGCTACGTCCCGCCCCCGGCGGCCCCGTACCAGCCGCCCACCGCTCCGTACCAGCAGCCGGCCCCGTACCAGCCGCCCGCAGCCCCGGCCCAGGCCCCGTACCAGCAGCCCCCGGCGGCGCCCGTGCCCGCGCCGTACCAGCCGCCCGCCGCGCCCGCGTACGACCCCTTCTCCTCCTCCTTCCGGCCCTCCACCCACCAGGGCCGCGGCAAGGAGACCGTGCACTGCGACCCGGCGATCCCGCCGGGCTGGGCGCTGCTCGAGATCGAGGCGTACAACTCCATCTCGACGACCATCGAGTCCTGCGACGCCTACGGCCGCGCCGAGGACTTCCTGCTCATGGCGTACGAGGACGACGTGCACGCCCGTACCGTCGCCCTGGTCCCCCGCGACCGCCCGCTGGCGCTGCGCGTCGAGGCCGACACCCCCTGGACGCTGCGCGTCCTGCCGCTCACCCACGCCCGCCGGTTCGACGGCCACATCGAGGGCCACGCACACGATCTGGTGATCTACGAGGGCCCGGCCGGTGTCCTGGACTTCTTCCACGGCGGCGAGTCGAACTTCACCGTCCATCTGCACACCCCGCCCGAGTACCCGGAGTACGACGAGGAGGACCAGGACCTGCTGGTCAACGAGATCGGGGACACCCGGGTGAGTGCCCCGGTGCCCGGCCCCGGGCTGCTCCGGATCAGCGGCGACGGCCCTTGGAAATGCGCCGTGCGCCGTTGA
- a CDS encoding DUF1203 domain-containing protein, producing MTEYTARAVEPAALAELRTDDDAGRPCVPYTATEGGEPLRCCLRLAGPGERIALVSYAPLRRWAAGTGAEPGAYDEQGPVFVHAEECEGPQDSDAYPFARPGALRTLRRYDARGRIVGGRLLEIPETASEGFDKAFAEAFADPDVALVHVRAVEYGCFHFEVRRPQGA from the coding sequence ATGACCGAATACACCGCACGGGCCGTCGAGCCCGCCGCCCTCGCCGAGCTGCGCACCGATGACGACGCGGGGCGCCCCTGCGTCCCGTACACCGCGACCGAGGGCGGAGAGCCGCTGCGCTGCTGTCTGCGCCTCGCCGGGCCGGGGGAGCGGATCGCCCTCGTCTCGTACGCCCCGCTGCGCCGCTGGGCGGCCGGGACCGGCGCGGAGCCGGGCGCGTACGACGAGCAGGGCCCGGTCTTCGTCCACGCAGAGGAGTGCGAGGGACCGCAGGACTCCGACGCGTACCCCTTCGCGCGCCCGGGCGCCCTGCGCACGCTGCGCCGCTACGACGCGCGGGGCCGGATCGTCGGAGGCCGCCTCCTGGAGATCCCGGAGACGGCCTCTGAGGGCTTCGACAAGGCGTTCGCGGAGGCCTTCGCCGACCCGGACGTCGCCCTGGTGCACGTCAGGGCCGTCGAGTACGGCTGCTTCCACTTCGAGGTGCGCCGACCTCAGGGCGCTTAG
- the pepN gene encoding aminopeptidase N, giving the protein MPGTNLTREEAQQRAKLLTVDAYEVELDLTGAQEGGTYRSVTTVRFDSAEEGAETFIDLVAPTVHEAVLNGHALDVAAAFQDSRIALPGLKAGRNELRVVADCAYTNTGEGLHRFVDPVDDQAYLYTQFEVPDARRVFASFEQPDLKATFQFTVKAPAGWTVISNSPTPEPKDDLWVFEPTPRISTYITALIVGPYHAVHSTYEKDGRTVPLGIYCRPSLAEFLDADHIFDVTRQGFDWFQEKFAYDYPFAKYDQLFVPEFNAGAMENAGAVTIRDQYVFRSKVTDAAYERRAETILHELAHMWFGDLVTMEWWNDLWLNESFATFTSVACQASVPGTRWPNAWTTFANAEKTWAYRQDQLPSTHPIMAEINDLEDVLVNFDGITYAKGASVLKQLVAYVGQDEFFKGVQAYFKRHAFGNTRLSDLLGALEETSGRDLKAWSKAWLETAGINILRPEIETDENGTITAFAVRQEAPALPAGAKGEAVLRPHRIAIGLYDLKDGKLVRTDRLELDIAAAGLTDVPQLVGRTRPAVVLLNDDDLSYAKVRLDEVSLKNVTAHLGDFTESLPRALCWASAWDMTRDGELATRDYLELVLSGITKESDIGVVQSLQRQVKLAIELYADPAWRPAGLTRWTEAAQEQLRAAAPGSDHQLAWARAFAETARTDAELDLLAGLLDGGVVVDGLVVDTELRWAFVQRLAATGRFDEPEIAAELERDRTAAGERHAATARAGRPTEAAKAAAWASVVEDDKLANAVQEAVIAGFVQTDQRELIAPYTAKYFASIKGIAETRSHEIVQQIVVGLYPTLQVSQETLDATDAWIAENDPAPALRRLVTESRAGVERALKAQAADRAAAK; this is encoded by the coding sequence GTGCCTGGCACAAACCTGACCCGTGAAGAGGCGCAGCAGCGGGCGAAGCTGCTGACCGTGGACGCGTACGAGGTCGAACTGGACCTCACCGGTGCGCAGGAGGGCGGCACCTACCGGTCCGTCACCACCGTCCGCTTCGATTCCGCCGAGGAGGGCGCCGAGACCTTCATCGACCTCGTCGCCCCCACCGTGCACGAGGCCGTGCTCAACGGCCACGCGCTGGACGTCGCCGCCGCGTTCCAGGACTCGCGGATCGCCCTGCCCGGGCTGAAGGCCGGCCGCAACGAGCTGAGGGTCGTCGCCGACTGCGCGTACACGAACACCGGCGAGGGCCTGCACCGGTTCGTCGACCCGGTCGACGACCAGGCTTACCTGTACACGCAGTTCGAGGTCCCGGACGCGCGCCGCGTCTTCGCCTCCTTCGAGCAGCCGGACCTGAAGGCGACCTTCCAGTTCACAGTGAAGGCCCCGGCCGGCTGGACCGTGATCTCCAACAGCCCCACCCCGGAGCCGAAGGACGACCTCTGGGTCTTCGAGCCGACGCCACGGATCTCCACGTACATCACCGCACTGATCGTCGGCCCGTACCACGCGGTGCACTCGACCTACGAGAAGGACGGCCGGACCGTCCCGCTGGGCATCTACTGCCGCCCGTCGCTCGCCGAGTTCCTCGACGCGGACCACATCTTCGACGTCACGCGCCAGGGCTTCGACTGGTTCCAGGAGAAGTTCGCGTACGACTACCCCTTCGCCAAGTACGACCAGCTGTTCGTGCCCGAGTTCAACGCGGGCGCGATGGAGAACGCGGGCGCGGTGACCATCCGCGACCAGTACGTCTTCCGCTCGAAGGTGACGGACGCCGCGTACGAGCGCCGCGCCGAGACGATCCTGCACGAGCTCGCCCACATGTGGTTCGGCGACCTCGTCACCATGGAGTGGTGGAACGACCTCTGGCTGAACGAGTCGTTCGCCACCTTCACCTCGGTCGCCTGCCAGGCGTCCGTGCCGGGCACCCGCTGGCCGAACGCCTGGACCACCTTCGCCAACGCGGAGAAGACCTGGGCGTACCGGCAGGACCAGCTGCCGTCCACCCACCCGATCATGGCCGAGATCAACGACCTGGAGGACGTGCTCGTCAACTTCGACGGCATCACGTACGCCAAGGGCGCCTCGGTCCTGAAGCAGCTGGTGGCGTACGTCGGCCAGGACGAGTTCTTCAAGGGCGTCCAGGCGTACTTCAAGCGGCACGCCTTCGGCAACACGCGTCTGTCGGACCTGCTGGGCGCGCTGGAGGAGACCTCCGGCCGTGACCTGAAGGCCTGGTCGAAGGCGTGGCTGGAGACGGCCGGCATCAACATCCTGCGCCCGGAGATCGAGACCGACGAGAACGGCACGATCACCGCGTTCGCCGTCAGGCAGGAGGCCCCGGCGCTGCCGGCCGGCGCCAAGGGCGAGGCCGTGCTGCGTCCGCACCGGATCGCGATCGGCCTGTACGACCTGAAGGACGGCAAGCTGGTCCGCACCGACCGGCTGGAGCTGGACATCGCCGCCGCCGGCCTGACCGACGTGCCGCAGCTCGTGGGCCGCACCCGGCCGGCGGTCGTGCTGCTCAACGACGACGACCTGTCGTACGCGAAGGTCCGCCTCGACGAGGTGTCGCTGAAGAACGTCACCGCGCACCTGGGCGACTTCACCGAGTCGCTGCCGCGCGCGCTGTGCTGGGCCTCGGCCTGGGACATGACCCGCGACGGCGAGCTGGCCACCCGGGACTACCTGGAGCTGGTGCTGTCCGGCATCACCAAGGAGTCCGACATCGGCGTGGTGCAGTCGCTGCAGCGCCAGGTGAAGCTGGCGATCGAGCTGTACGCGGACCCGGCCTGGCGTCCGGCCGGGCTGACCCGCTGGACGGAGGCCGCGCAGGAGCAGCTGCGGGCGGCCGCCCCGGGCAGCGACCACCAGCTGGCGTGGGCGCGCGCGTTCGCCGAGACCGCGCGCACGGACGCGGAGCTGGACCTGCTGGCGGGTCTGCTGGACGGCGGCGTGGTCGTCGACGGCCTGGTCGTGGACACCGAGCTGCGCTGGGCGTTCGTGCAGCGGCTCGCGGCGACCGGCCGGTTCGACGAGCCGGAGATCGCGGCCGAGCTGGAGCGGGACCGTACGGCGGCGGGCGAGCGGCACGCGGCGACCGCGCGGGCCGGGCGTCCGACCGAGGCCGCGAAGGCAGCGGCCTGGGCGTCGGTCGTCGAGGACGACAAGCTGGCGAACGCCGTGCAGGAGGCGGTCATCGCGGGCTTCGTGCAGACCGACCAGCGCGAGCTGATCGCCCCGTACACGGCGAAGTACTTCGCCTCCATCAAGGGCATCGCGGAGACCCGCAGCCACGAGATCGTGCAGCAGATCGTGGTCGGCCTCTACCCGACCCTCCAGGTCTCGCAGGAGACGCTGGACGCGACGGACGCGTGGATCGCGGAGAACGACCCGGCTCCGGCGCTGCGCCGCCTGGTGACCGAGTCGCGCGCGGGCGTCGAGCGGGCCCTGAAGGCCCAGGCGGCGGACCGGGCCGCGGCGAAGTAG